From Mus musculus strain C57BL/6J chromosome 17, GRCm38.p6 C57BL/6J, the proteins below share one genomic window:
- the H2-Q7 gene encoding H-2 class I histocompatibility antigen, Q7 alpha chain isoform 1 precursor (isoform 1 precursor is encoded by transcript variant 1), with translation MALTMLLLLVAAALTLIETRAGQHSLQYFHTAVSRPGLGEPWFISVGYVDDTQFVRFDSDAENPRMEPRARWMEQEGPEYWERETQIAKGHEQSFRGSLRTAQSYYNQSKGGSHTLQWMYGCDMGSDGRLLRGYLQFAYEGRDYIALNEDLKTWTAVDMAAQITRRKWEQAGIAEKDQAYLEGTCMQSLRRYLQLGKETLLRTDPPKAHVTHHPRSYGAVTLRCWALGFYPADITLTWQLNGEELTQDMELVETRPAGDGTFQKWASVVVPLGKEQNYTCHVNHEGLPEPLTLRWGRWEPPPYTVSNMATIAVVVDLGAVAIIGAVVAFVMNRR, from the exons ATGGCTCTAACAATGCTGCTCTTGCTGGTGGCGGCCGCCCTGACCCTGATCGAGACCCGCGCGG GCCAACACTCGCTGCAATATTTCCACACCGCTGTGTCCCGGCCCGGCCTCGGGGAGCCCTGGTTCATCTCTGTCGGCTACGTGGACGACACGCAGTTCGTGCGCTTCGACAGCGATGCGGAAAATCCGAGGATGGAGCCGCGGGCGCGGTGGATGGAGCAGGAGGGGCCGGAGTATTGGGAGCGGGAGACACAGATCGCCAAGGGCCATGAGCAGAGTTTCCGAGGGAGCCTGAGGACCGCACAGAGCTACTACAACCAGAGCAAGGGCG GCTCTCACACACTCCAGTGGATGTATGGCTGTGACATGGGGTCCGACGGGCGCCTCCTCCGCGGGTACCTGCAGTTCGCCTATGAAGGCCGCGATTACATCGCCCTGAACGAAGACCTGAAAACGTGGACGGCGGTGGACATGGCGGCACAGATCACCCGACGCAAGTGGGAGCAGGCTGGTATTGCAGAGAAAGACCAGGCCTACCTGGAGGGCACGTGCATGCAGTCGCTCCGCAGATACCTGCAGCTCGGGAAGGAGACGCTGCTGCGCACAG ATCCCCCAAAGGCACATGTGACCCATCACCCCAGGTCTTATGGTGCTGTCACCCTGAGGTGCTGGGCCCTGGGCTTCTACCCTGCTGACATCACCCTGACTTGGCAGTTGAATGGGGAGGAGCTGACCCAGGACATGGAGCTTGTGGAGACCAGGCCTGCAGGGGATGGAACCttccagaagtgggcatctgtgGTGGTGCCTCTTGGGAAGGAGCAGAATTACACATGCCATGTGAACCATGAGGGGCTGCCTGAGCCCCTTACCCTGAGATGGGGGAGATGGG AGCCTCCTCCATACACTGTCTCCAACATGGCGACCATTGCTGTTGTGGTTGACCTTGGAGCTGTGGCCATCATTGGAGCTGTGGTGGCTTTTGTGATGAATAGGAGGTGA
- the H2-Q7 gene encoding H-2 class I histocompatibility antigen, Q7 alpha chain isoform 2 precursor (isoform 2 precursor is encoded by transcript variant 2): MALTMLLLLVAAALTLIETRAGQHSLQYFHTAVSRPGLGEPWFISVGYVDDTQFVRFDSDAENPRMEPRARWMEQEGPEYWERETQIAKGHEQSFRGSLRTAQSYYNQSKGGSHTLQWMYGCDMGSDGRLLRGYLQFAYEGRDYIALNEDLKTWTAVDMAAQITRRKWEQAGIAEKDQAYLEGTCMQSLRRYLQLGKETLLRTDPPKAHVTHHPRSYGAVTLRCWALGFYPADITLTWQLNGEELTQDMELVETRPAGDGTFQKWASVVVPLGKEQNYTCHVNHEGLPEPLTLRWGRWGGQGGDCAPAPA; the protein is encoded by the exons ATGGCTCTAACAATGCTGCTCTTGCTGGTGGCGGCCGCCCTGACCCTGATCGAGACCCGCGCGG GCCAACACTCGCTGCAATATTTCCACACCGCTGTGTCCCGGCCCGGCCTCGGGGAGCCCTGGTTCATCTCTGTCGGCTACGTGGACGACACGCAGTTCGTGCGCTTCGACAGCGATGCGGAAAATCCGAGGATGGAGCCGCGGGCGCGGTGGATGGAGCAGGAGGGGCCGGAGTATTGGGAGCGGGAGACACAGATCGCCAAGGGCCATGAGCAGAGTTTCCGAGGGAGCCTGAGGACCGCACAGAGCTACTACAACCAGAGCAAGGGCG GCTCTCACACACTCCAGTGGATGTATGGCTGTGACATGGGGTCCGACGGGCGCCTCCTCCGCGGGTACCTGCAGTTCGCCTATGAAGGCCGCGATTACATCGCCCTGAACGAAGACCTGAAAACGTGGACGGCGGTGGACATGGCGGCACAGATCACCCGACGCAAGTGGGAGCAGGCTGGTATTGCAGAGAAAGACCAGGCCTACCTGGAGGGCACGTGCATGCAGTCGCTCCGCAGATACCTGCAGCTCGGGAAGGAGACGCTGCTGCGCACAG ATCCCCCAAAGGCACATGTGACCCATCACCCCAGGTCTTATGGTGCTGTCACCCTGAGGTGCTGGGCCCTGGGCTTCTACCCTGCTGACATCACCCTGACTTGGCAGTTGAATGGGGAGGAGCTGACCCAGGACATGGAGCTTGTGGAGACCAGGCCTGCAGGGGATGGAACCttccagaagtgggcatctgtgGTGGTGCCTCTTGGGAAGGAGCAGAATTACACATGCCATGTGAACCATGAGGGGCTGCCTGAGCCCCTTACCCTGAGATGGGGGAGATGGG GTGGACAAGGAGGGGACTGTGCTCCAGCTCCAG CATGA
- the H2-Q7 gene encoding H-2 class I histocompatibility antigen, Q7 alpha chain isoform 3 precursor (isoform 3 precursor is encoded by transcript variant 3) — protein sequence MALTMLLLLVAAALTLIETRAGQHSLQYFHTAVSRPGLGEPWFISVGYVDDTQFVRFDSDAENPRMEPRARWMEQEGPEYWERETQIAKGHEQSFRGSLRTAQSYYNQSKGGSHTLQWMYGCDMGSDGRLLRGYLQFAYEGRDYIALNEDLKTWTAVDMAAQITRRKWEQAGIAEKDQAYLEGTCMQSLRRYLQLGKETLLRTGGQGGDCAPAPA from the exons ATGGCTCTAACAATGCTGCTCTTGCTGGTGGCGGCCGCCCTGACCCTGATCGAGACCCGCGCGG GCCAACACTCGCTGCAATATTTCCACACCGCTGTGTCCCGGCCCGGCCTCGGGGAGCCCTGGTTCATCTCTGTCGGCTACGTGGACGACACGCAGTTCGTGCGCTTCGACAGCGATGCGGAAAATCCGAGGATGGAGCCGCGGGCGCGGTGGATGGAGCAGGAGGGGCCGGAGTATTGGGAGCGGGAGACACAGATCGCCAAGGGCCATGAGCAGAGTTTCCGAGGGAGCCTGAGGACCGCACAGAGCTACTACAACCAGAGCAAGGGCG GCTCTCACACACTCCAGTGGATGTATGGCTGTGACATGGGGTCCGACGGGCGCCTCCTCCGCGGGTACCTGCAGTTCGCCTATGAAGGCCGCGATTACATCGCCCTGAACGAAGACCTGAAAACGTGGACGGCGGTGGACATGGCGGCACAGATCACCCGACGCAAGTGGGAGCAGGCTGGTATTGCAGAGAAAGACCAGGCCTACCTGGAGGGCACGTGCATGCAGTCGCTCCGCAGATACCTGCAGCTCGGGAAGGAGACGCTGCTGCGCACAG GTGGACAAGGAGGGGACTGTGCTCCAGCTCCAG CATGA